The Sphingobacteriales bacterium sequence AACATTTTATGCAAGAGGACAGACAGGGCAGCAACTTCTGCTCGGAGCTTATGGTGCCTTAAGCAAAGAAATACACAAAGGAAGTGTTACCATGTTTACCCGTCATGAAATGCTTGATGTCGTGGTGGTGGATGGACGTGCAAGGGGTATCATTGCCAGAAATCTTATTACCGGTGAAATTGAACGTCATTCCGCCCATGCAGTGGTGCTGGCAACGGGTGGATATGGAAATGTGTATTTCCTGAGTACCAATGCCATGGGAAGCAATGTAACAGCCATCTGGAAAGCATACAAAAGAGGGGCATTTTTCGGAAATCCCTGTTACACACAGATCCATCCGACCTGTATTCCTGTTCATGGCGATTTCCAGTCAAAACTGACACTGATGAGTGAAAGCCTTCGTAATGATGGAAGAATATGGGTGCCAAAGAAAATTGAAGATGTTCATAAATTGAGGGAAGGGAAATTATCCCCGAATGATATTGCCGAAGAAGACCGTGACTATTATCTCGAAAGGCGTTATCCTGCATTCGGGAACCTCGTCCCGCGTGATGTGGCCTCACGTGCCGCCAAGGAAAGGTGTGATGCCGGTTTTGGTGTGAATGAAACGGGACTGGCTGTATTTCTTGATTTTTCTGATGCTATCAGACGACTTGGCAAAAGAAAAATTGAGGAAAAATATGGTAACCTTTTCCAGATGTATCATAAGATCGTAGATCAGGATCCCTATCAGGTGCCTATGATGATTTATCCGGCTGTGCATTATACGATGGGAGGCATTTGGGTTGATTATGAGTTGCAGACATCCATTCCGGGTCTTTTTGCCATTGGCGAAGCCAACTTTTCCGATCACGGAGCCAATCGTCTCGGTGCTTCTGCGCTCATGCAGGGCCTTGCCGATGGTTATTTTGTTTTACCTTATACCATTCAGCATTATCTGGCAGATCAGATTAAAATTCCTAGATTTTCAACCGAACTACCGGAGTTTATTCAGGCAGAAAAAGAGGTTAAAGAAAGAATAGAACAATTGATGGCTGTTCAGGGAAAGACAAG is a genomic window containing:
- a CDS encoding fumarate reductase/succinate dehydrogenase flavoprotein subunit encodes the protein MSKLDSKIPEGSIEKKWSNFKAHQNLVNPANKRKLDIIVVGTGLAGASAAASLGELGFNVKVFCFQDSPRRAHSIAAQGGINAAKNYPNDGDSVFRLFYDTIKGGDYRAREANVYRLAEVSSNIIDQCVAQGVPFAREYSGYLDNRSFGGAQVSRTFYARGQTGQQLLLGAYGALSKEIHKGSVTMFTRHEMLDVVVVDGRARGIIARNLITGEIERHSAHAVVLATGGYGNVYFLSTNAMGSNVTAIWKAYKRGAFFGNPCYTQIHPTCIPVHGDFQSKLTLMSESLRNDGRIWVPKKIEDVHKLREGKLSPNDIAEEDRDYYLERRYPAFGNLVPRDVASRAAKERCDAGFGVNETGLAVFLDFSDAIRRLGKRKIEEKYGNLFQMYHKIVDQDPYQVPMMIYPAVHYTMGGIWVDYELQTSIPGLFAIGEANFSDHGANRLGASALMQGLADGYFVLPYTIQHYLADQIKIPRFSTELPEFIQAEKEVKERIEQLMAVQGKTSVDSFHKQLGKIMWEYVGMARNEAGLKKAISEIQNLRKEFWKDVRIPGKANEINTELEKAGRVADFMELGELMARDALHREESCGGHFREEYQTEEGEALRNDSKFAYVAAWQFKGLDQEPELHKEKLEFEAVELKQRNYK